TTCCAGATGGCCTGCCTGGTCTGCGGATCAAGACCCGTGGAAGGCTCATCCCAGAATATGATCTGAGGGTCGTGCAGCACTGCGCATATCACTGAAAGGCGCTGCTTCATACCGCCTGAGAAGCTGCCGGCAAAGCGGTCTGCATGGGACTCAAGACCTACAAGCTGCAGGTAGTAATCGATACGTTCCTCCATTATTTTTTTAGGAACACTATAGAGCTTTCCCATAAGTTCTAGATTCTCCCTGGCCGTAAGGTCGGGATAAAGGCTAAGCTTCTGAGGAACTATGCCTATGATAGGCCTTATCTTGTCATCCGCTTTGTTAACGTCAAACCCCGCAACTTTTATACTGCCGCTGGTGGGCTTTATTAAAGTGGTGAGCATGGAAAAGATGGTGGATTTGCCAGCTCCGTTAGGTCCGATCATGCCGAATATGTCTCCCTTCAGTACATCGAAACTCACATCATTGACCGCAGTTATTTTCCTTCCTCTGGAATGAAAGACCTTGACAAGATCCCTTACCTCAATAATTGTTTCCATTCACTCACCAGGCTTCGCGTCCTTTTCAATTAGAATGCCGTTGGCAAATATATCTATAAAGCCTTCGAATTCTGCTTCCATGTCACAAAGAAACTTTTCACCAAGTATTCCGTTCAATAGATAGATATGAGCGAAATGACTTATATGGGTCAATGCCGCTGATCGGGGGTCTACATTGCGCATTTTTCCATCTTTTCTTTGAAACTCAAAGTATTCACTGAGATGCGCTACATTCATTTGATAGACAGAAAATAGAATTTCGGCAACTTCCGATCGCCTTTTCCCTTCTTCCAGCAACATGAACATAAACAGACGGTATTTGCCATTCAGTTCTTTTTCCTTCATGGAATGTGCAATGCTCTGGACTAAAGCATGAAGGCTCGTCATCATATCTGCATCCTTTTTTATAATGAATAAAGGATCAAGTGCTGAAAATGAAGCCCTGTTCTTGATAAGGACCTCTATCAACAGATTCTCTTTTGACTGAAATTTTCTAAATAAAGTCACTTCTGCAACATTTGCCTCTTTTGCGATCCTGCGGGTAGTTGCACCCGTATATCCCTCGCTTGCAAATACCTTCAAAGCAGCATTCAAGATCCTTTGTTCTGCATTCATTGAGTAAGTAAGTGATTACTTACATATAATTAAAAGCTTTGAAATGCTTCTAAAGTTAAGAGGAATGAAGCCAGACGTATGTCCGGGAAAAAATTGCCAGATTTGGAAAAACATCTTCTAATGCCACAAGTGAAAAACTTAATGTTTCTTTGACCACAGCTGATCAGATAAAAAAATGGTCATATCTTAGAGATGCTGGCTTATTAGCGGACGAAGAATTACTGATGCATGAGCAGAAGATACTGGATATGTAAAGATGCACACGAAATGTTTTAAAAAAGATATCCGATGCGGGGGATGGGATTCGAACCCACGAACTCCTACGAGACTAGACTCTGAATCTAGCGCCTTTGACCGGGCTGGGCAACCCCCGCATTGAGGCTACCGTATACTTGCATTAATGGTATATATGCTTTTCAGTTGCAGCCCATCAAAAGGAAAAGGGCTGCAAACATTCAACACATCAGCCGATCAGCTTCATAAGCAGGGCTTTCTGTGCATGTAGACGGTTCTCTGCCTGATCATACACCACAGAATGTGGACCGTCCATTACCTCCGCAGAGATCTCCTGCCCTCTATGAGCAGGCATGCAGTGCATAACAATAGCATCGCTCTTTGCAAGGCCCAGTAATTCAGCATTGATCTGGTAATCCTTAAGATCTTTCAGGCGCTTCTCGACCTGATCCTCATCACCCATGGAAACCCACACATCGGTGTATAATACATCAGCACCCTTTGCAGCCTCAAATGGGTCATCCGTAATGGTGATATCGCCCCCAAGCTCCCGGGCCTGCTTAACGATCTTCTCATCAGGCTCATAGCCAGGAGGACAGGCCACTACCATCTGCATACCCACTATCGCACAACCCAGAATAGCTGAATTGCACACATTGTTACCATCACCTACCCACACATATTTCAATCCATCAAAATGGTTTTTATATTCCCTGATGGTAAGCAGATCAGAAAGTATCTGGCACGGATGTTCCACATCTGAAAGAGCGTTGATCACTGGCACAGAAGAATGTGCAGCTATCTCAAGGATAGTACTATGCTTGTTAACCCTTGCAGTGATGCAATGTACATACCGGGAAAGAACAACAGCAGTATCAGCTATGGACTCTCCTCTTCCGACCTGTATATCCCTGGAAGAGAGAAATATAGACTGTCCCCCCAGATCAGCCATGGAGACCTCAAAAGAAACCCTGGTACGAGTAGATGACTTCTCGAACAGCATGGCCAGACTTCTGTTCTTCAGCAGGTCTGTGAGTTTGCCGCGGGCACGCTTTTCTTTAAGATCTTCTGCCATGTCAAGCAATTCAATGACCTCATCGTGAGTGAGGTCTGCGAAGGAAATGAGATGCCTCATATAATCAACTCATGTTCATTAGCTATGGGTATCATATTTTACCCCTTATCTTTTTCATATGATCGATACGTTTCTGGATCAGTGCAGAGGTAC
This DNA window, taken from Methanomethylovorans hollandica DSM 15978, encodes the following:
- the argF gene encoding ornithine carbamoyltransferase, which codes for MRHLISFADLTHDEVIELLDMAEDLKEKRARGKLTDLLKNRSLAMLFEKSSTRTRVSFEVSMADLGGQSIFLSSRDIQVGRGESIADTAVVLSRYVHCITARVNKHSTILEIAAHSSVPVINALSDVEHPCQILSDLLTIREYKNHFDGLKYVWVGDGNNVCNSAILGCAIVGMQMVVACPPGYEPDEKIVKQARELGGDITITDDPFEAAKGADVLYTDVWVSMGDEDQVEKRLKDLKDYQINAELLGLAKSDAIVMHCMPAHRGQEISAEVMDGPHSVVYDQAENRLHAQKALLMKLIG
- a CDS encoding TetR/AcrR family transcriptional regulator is translated as MNAEQRILNAALKVFASEGYTGATTRRIAKEANVAEVTLFRKFQSKENLLIEVLIKNRASFSALDPLFIIKKDADMMTSLHALVQSIAHSMKEKELNGKYRLFMFMLLEEGKRRSEVAEILFSVYQMNVAHLSEYFEFQRKDGKMRNVDPRSAALTHISHFAHIYLLNGILGEKFLCDMEAEFEGFIDIFANGILIEKDAKPGE
- a CDS encoding ABC transporter ATP-binding protein — translated: METIIEVRDLVKVFHSRGRKITAVNDVSFDVLKGDIFGMIGPNGAGKSTIFSMLTTLIKPTSGSIKVAGFDVNKADDKIRPIIGIVPQKLSLYPDLTARENLELMGKLYSVPKKIMEERIDYYLQLVGLESHADRFAGSFSGGMKQRLSVICAVLHDPQIIFWDEPSTGLDPQTRQAIWKLARKFNGEGKTLVFTTHYMEEADNLCDRVAVINLGKMVALDTPENLKERSGSTNLEEVFIHLTGEEVRD